GGTCATGATGTCGTCGAAACCGAGGGTGAAGTAGTCGCCCACAATGTCCGTGCGATGCGCATTGCCGTAGTTCCGTGAGCCCCGGTAGTTGGGCTTCAGGACGGCGTACCCTGCCCCGGCGTACACCTGCGCGCTGTAGCCTCCGTTGAAGCGGAGCACATCGGCCGAAGCCGGTCCACCGTGAATCGCGACGATGAGGGGATACCGGGTCCCTTCCTGATAGCCGACTGGGTACACGAGAATCCCGCCGACCGTGTTGCCGTCTGTCGAGGTCCAGTTGACCTCGACCTCACGGCCTAGGGCGATGTCGTCGATCTGAGGATTGAGATCTACGAGCTGTGTCCAGCGCGAGCGGTCATCGACATCGTCGATCCGGCCCACCGTGAACACCGTCGGCGGCGTCGCCGGGTCCTGGTAGTTGAGGAGAAGAGTTCCAGTATCTTCATCCCGATTCACCGAAAGCGAAGCCCGCTCCTTTGTGACCTGGCGTACTTCGTCCTTCTCGATGTCGAGCGCGTGCAGCTGATTCGTGACAGTCACGCCGGTATTGAAATAGATCGTCTTGGAGTCCTCGGACCAGAATCCGATCGAGACACTCTGATCAAAGTCCGAACCGAGCTTGCGGAAATCGCCTCCGCGGTCAGCCACCGCACGGAGATAGACGCGGTTCTCGGTCATCGTGTACCCGTCCATCTCGTCAGGCGCTGAGAAAGCGATCCACTGACCGTCGGGTGAGAATTGGGCCCCGCTCTCTCCTACCTCGAAATTCTCGGTGAGACGCTCGACCTCCCCGGTCGCAAGCTCCATGAGGTACTGGTCTGCATAGAGGCGGGAGCCTGTGATGTTTCGCTCGTACCGCTCAGGCGAGCCCCCGGTGAAAGACAGCCAGCCACCGTCGAGAGAGATCTCGAACCCATCGACGCTGTAGTTCGCATCTTCCGTGAGTCGTCGCTCACTCCCGTTAGAGACCGCAACGGTCCAGAGACTCGAAAGCGGAGTCTCCTGGTTCTTCACGTCGACAGTGAAGCCCTCCTCACGCCGACGCTTGTCGGCTTCGTCGAACCAGTCATCCCGTACGAAATAGATCGAGCCGCCGTCCGGACTCCAGTCCCAGTTTTGGACTCCCGCGGCAGCTGCTGTGATCTGGACGGCCTCCGCGCCGGTCAGGTCATTCGCGGGAAGCCGGTAGAGTTGCTGCCGCGCCTCGTCCCCACTGCGATACACCAGCCAAGTCCCGTCTGGTGAAAACGAATGCCCGGAGATCCCGTGCTCAGTATCCGTGACCTTCTGCGCCTCACCCCCATCGTGCCTCATCATGTAAAGCTGATTGTCGCTGTTGTCCGAATCGCGGTTCGAAGCAAATACAAAGAAACGGCCGTCGGGCCCCCACTGGGGCTGCGACTCGTCCTTGTCTTCGGTATACGTCAGCTGGCGACTCGAAGAAACGCCCTCTGCCATCGACACCACGTGGATGTCGGACTGCCGTTCATCTTCCTGCCAGTCGGGGGTCGTGACGGTGTAGAGCATCCAGGATCCATCGGGGCTCGGCGTCCATGCTCCACCACTTTTCATGTACTGGACGTCCATGAAGTCGAGCGGACGCTGCTGAGCGGCGACCATTGGAGCTGAGCCGCCTAAAAGAACGAGTGCTAGGATCAGGTGACGAGTGAGAATGCGCATGGGTTGCCTGCAAAGAACGGGTTCACATCTGCCGAACGTGTTTCCGGCGAAACAGGCAGGGATAATGGGCCTCGTGGACCGGTTCGGCACGGGGCCAGGCGAAAGTCATGCGCATGGCTTCTCCTGGGGGGTGGCCTTTTCAGGCTCTACTTCAGAGCTCTAAACACCTCCACATGGCGCAATTTTCATGCCTCAGAAAGTCGCAGACTCCGACTCAGCGGTGCCCTCGGCGGGACTCTCAGCGACCCCATCTGCCGCGCCCACATCGAGGCCCACAATCTTGAGCAGCTTTAGTGCGTTCCGGCTCGTAGCCAGACCGGGCCGCAGCACATAGTCGAACGAAAGCACACGATCGCCTTTTTCTTCGACCGTTTCGCGGAAATGAACCTTCGTGGACGTCGGATCGAGTTGCGGATCGTCATGCAACGTAAGGTCATGTGTCGTGACCGCCCCGATCGCGTTCGACGCGAGCAGATGCGTCACGATCCGCCGCGCGGCAACCCTCCGCTCCTCGGAATTGGTGCCCTGGAGCACCTCGTCGATGAGGTACAGAAGAGCCGGCTCCCCCGGACCGGCAGCTGCGGCGTCGACGAGGGCCTTGAGGCGCAGCAACTCGGCCATGAAGAGCGACACACCTCCGGTCAGCGAGTCCCTGATTCTCATCGAGCTAAACGTGCGGAGCGGGGACAGCACCACGCTTGTGGCACAAACGACCGATCCGGTCTGTCCGAGCACCGCAGCAAGGCCGATCGACCGGAGCAGCGTACTCTTCCCCGACATATTTGACCCCGTGACGAGCAGGTAACGTCCTGGAGCGTCGAGACTCACGTCACTCGTTCGGACCACGTCGTCCGACAGAAGTGGATGCCCAAGTCCCTCGGCCTTGAGCCCAACGGCCGATTCGTCAAATTCAGGAAAAACCCACGACGGCTGATCGTGGGCGAGCGTGGCAAACGCCGAGAGCGCCTCCAGTTCACCCAGGGTATCGAACCAGTCGCCAACATGGGAGCCGGCCCGCACACGCCACTGCTCAAGTCCCCGGGCGACGTGGACATCCCACAGAAGGATCGGGGAGATCACATGGTGCAGCATCGACGCGCGACTGTCTGCGGCATCGAGGAGACGTTCCAGTTTCCGAATCTCCTCCGAAGCCGGATGGCCAGTCTCACCACCCAGCCGGTTCAGGCGCGTGGACAGTTCCGGTGTAGGACCAACGTATCCCTCCCAGGCTGCGAAGAGACGATGGTGCCCGCGGAGTCCTCGACTGAAGCGGCTCGCACGGTCGAGGAACGGCGTCAGAGCCTTTCCCCACCGCCACGCCAAGGCAGTCTGCACGACCCAGAGTAGCGCCCATGCCGCGAACGGCACCGGCAGCCCGGCGACCCAAGCGACGAACAGCGGGACCGATACAGCGGGCAACACACGTGATGCTATGACAGCCCACGCGGGAAGGGCTCCACCCTGCGTCGGGTCGAAAACCGGAGGCGTCGCGAGCCATTTCGAGAACCCTGCCCATTGAGCTGGATCCATCGGGTCGATCAAAAGTGCTTCTACCGTGAGCGATTCCCGTCCGACTACGTCGTCGGCCAACCCTCTCACGGCGGGCTGACGTCCACGTATTTCGGAGGGGGTCGCCGGTGCCGTGAGCCATTGAGCCACCGTGGCCGAGCCAACAGGTGTGGGCGTGGGTCCGAGGAGTCCTCGAATAGACGCAGGACCAAAGATGTCGAGATCCACGATGTACGGATGCGTGTCGTCCTGGCCGGAGGTGGTTTCGAGTAGGGGGTCGACCGCACCGAATCGCTCGTACGCCTCAGCCAGCCCCTCCCAGTTCCTGGACGTCCGGTGCATGCCGGCTTCGCTCAGCAGGAGGGCGGCTTCCTGTCGCCGCAGAGCCATCTTCAGCTGCCGGTGATGCACTACCATCCAGAAAAAGCCGACCAGGGCCACCAATGCGAAGCCCGTCGGAAGCGCAGTCGGTAGCGGAAGCTCGTTCCTGACCGACGCCGCAACGGCGCCGACCACAAAGATAAGAAGCCTAGCGATCTCTACCTGCCTGGCCCGATGGGACAGAGTGTGGACGTCCGCGGAACGCTGCTCGAACGCCGCTCGGTATTGGGCACCCGGGTGGCTCACCTCTCCGGGATCTGCCACACTACTCGACCGATTCAACGACACTGACCTCCATGCATCCACGCAATCTCTCTATTAGCAGGCGCTGCAGTTCAGCAGTACTAAGCGCCCTGGCCTTCTCCGCCTGTTCCGGAACGGACACTGGCGACAACGCCCCCGTCCGCCCGGACGACGTGCCCGCGTTACACCACGTCGGGCTGAATTCGCTTGATCCGGAACGTGCGATTGAATGGTATCTCAGCGTCTGGCCTTCCGCAGAGCGGGCCGAGGTGGATGGGATCCCTTCAGTCGCTGGGGAAATGTACCTCCTCTTCGACCAGGTCGGAGCGCCACCGCCCGGTGATTTCGTTCCAGAACTCGGTCGTTCGGACACACAGAGCGCGTTCTGGCACATCGGGGCCTTCGCGAACACCACCGATATGGACGGAGAACTTGGAGCCGCAGGGATAGAACACTTGCCGCTGTACACCGGGCCGGAAGACCGCTCCGGCGTCTGGCGCTCTGGTCTGACGCCGTACAACGGAATCGTCAGTGCAGCAGATGTGGCGACGGCTGAACGAGTCGAGAATCGCCCGGGCGGCTTCAGCTACGTCTTGGCTCCGGACGGTGTGCTCTTCGAGTTCACAGGAGGCGCAGGAACCACCCGTTCGCTCTCACACGTGCACTTGTTCCAGGAGGAGCCGCAGTGCGCGGCGAACTGGTACGTAGAGTTTCTGGGAATGTCGCTGCCGCCGATCCGGAACGAGGACGACACGACCTCGCCAAGACCCCCATACGAACCCTGCAGGGCACCCACGGGGGAAGCTGGCTGGCCATCGCTCGAGACGGTCGGGACGATCCGCCAACCAAGAGGTACCGTCGTACACGGTAGCGGGACGATCTCCTGGTATCCGCGTCAGTGCGCAGGCGGCCGTTGTGGCAGTGCCGAACCGCTCGTGCCGTCGCGAGGACAGGCCCTCGACCACGTCTCCTTTGCAGTTGAAGACGTCGCTGCTTGGCGAGCATGGCTCGGAGCGAACGACATCGTGATCCTCGAGGACGTCCACGACTTCGATGGCGGACAGGCTTTCATGTTTGAAGGCCCTGACCGGCTGTCGGTCGAGCTGGTGTCTGGCACACGTCACTGACCGACGAATTAGTCATGCGAATTTTGAAAGGAAAGTTGGCCGGACGATCGCTGGTGTCGCCTAGCAGAAACGTTCGCCCGACGGCGGAGAGCGTGCGGGATCGGGGGCTTGAAGCGATGGGCGCAGATCTGACCAAGGCCCGGTTCTTGGACCTGTTCGCAGGGGCAGGTGGTGTCGGGCTCGAGGCGATATCGAGAGGAGCTCGGTCCGCCGACTTCGTGGAAAATGGCGGACCGGCTCTCCATTCGCTGAAGGCGAACGTTGCGGCGATGCGTATCGGAAAAAAGGCGCGCGTGTTCAAGAAGGACGTTGTCCCGTGGATCGAACGGCTTGGCCCCGACAGCTACGACATCGCCTGGGTAGACCCTCCGTATGGCTCACGGAAGCTCGATCGCGTGATTCAAAAGTGGAAACGCGACGCCTTCGCGAGGATTCTGATCCTCGAGCACGATCGAGAGCACGACCTGCCGATCACGGGGGAGCACATCGACTTCGAAGGTCCCACCCGGATCACCATAGTCCGAGCTGAGCCGAGCCCGGAATAGACGTGGAGTCGGAGAACGAGGCCTGCGCCTCATGAACGTCGGAATCGACATTCGGGTGACAACGATGTCGGCGTCCGATACATCGACAACGTGATCGTCCGCTAGCTACTTCGCCGTCCAGGCGATCCAGTAGTCGTCGATCGAGTCATCGTCGGTCGCGAGTTCGTCATCTCCAGCAGGCAGATCATTCAGCCGCAGGATGTAGGTCAGGACATCTGTTACCTGCTGCCGTGACAGACTCCACGGATCGTCGTAGGGCATACGGTCGTTGATGTAGTACCAGAGCTGGAAAACCGACTGCGCCTCCCAACGGCCCTGGAATCCGGTGTCGGTCCAGTCCACCGCGTCGTGGCACTCCGAGCAGGTGGTTCGGAAGAGGTCCTCCCCACGATCGGCCTGAGCCATCGTGAAGATTCCGTCCGCGGTGGTCGGCTCGGCGGCCTCCTCTAACTCGGGCCCCGGCTGCGCGGGGGCTGGCGTCGGCCCGGATCCTGTTCCGGACGAACATGCTGCGAGAAGAGCTACCGCAAAGGGCGCACAAAAAGTGCGAACGGTCCTGGCCATCGGCATGCGTGTTTGGGAGGGTCCGCCCGTGAGCGGAGTGGCGGCACCGTTCAGTGCCTCCGTGCTCTTTTCAATCTAGGGGAACCCGGCGGGAGGCCGAAATATTGAAGTTCCCGACTAAGACCTGAGCCAGTCTAGCGCCTGAGTTCGAATCGTCGGTAGCCACGAGTGCGCGAAGAGCACCACGGCGCAGATCATGATTCCGTTCCAACCTCGTGGGCACTCAGATGCCTTCCATCGCGTCGAGCGGCATCCAGCCGACCTTGCCATCGTCGAGCACTACCTCGGCCCATGACCCGGTTCTCTGGTCGATACGGAGGCGTGTGCCCTCGTGCACTTCAAACAACGTCAGGTCGTCGTCCTCGGCAGGGGCCGAGCGGACCGCGACCACCGCGGCCATTACAATCGCTCGGTCCGGAGTCCCGATGCCGAGTTCACGCACGACGAGGTTCAAACCCATGACGGCGACGACGATCACTCCGGCCCGTGAGGACCACCGGGCGAAGCCGGCAACAGCGTCTGTCCTCGCGAGCATGCCGAGCATGAAGCCCGCGGCAAGCGTGAGCCAGCCACTCGCGACGGACGCGATCAGAATTGGGCGAGGCAGCAGTCGCACCCACCAATCCGCCGCGGAGAAGGCCCAGAAGGTCGGCAGCGGCTCGACGGCATCGACGGTCAACGACCTCGCGAGTTCCAGATTGGCGCGGGTGTCTGCGTCACCCGGAGAGAGAGACAGTGCACGTTCCCAGTGCAAGATCGACCGGGCGAGGTCGCCCGTCTTGAAGTAGGCGTTCCCAAGGTTGAACTGGAGCCCCGCGCTGGTAAAGCCCGCCGCATTCACAGCCTCATAGGCCTCAAGCGCTGTACCGTACTCCCCCGCCTCGTAGGCTTGGTTACCCCGTGCAACGATCTCTTCCTGACCCGCGGCAGACCCGGCAGCCATCGACAGGACGACCGAGCTAAGCAAGAGGCCGTGCACCCACCGGACCGGCATGAAATCGGTCATCGGAATCCCCTGTCGAGCGTGGTCATCAGGGCTCTAGCCCGTTCCACGAATCGCTCCTTCTCGCCCGCACTGCTCGTCGGCGGAGCAAAACGCTGCCGGTCGCAGTCGTCGAGGCAACTCCGTAGTTCGTCTCGAGTGTCGTCCGAGATACCTGCCCCTGCGAGTGCCCCATCGACATCCATCGTCTGGAGACCAGCTTCGGCAAGGTTCAGACGGTCAGCCACGAAACCTCTCATAGCGCTCGCGACCTCTGCATAGAACGCCCGGCTGTCATCGCCTATGGCGAGTCGCCGGGCCTCTGCGAGGCGCTTGTTGGCCACACGCCCCGCAAGCCGCCCGCGAGCATAGGCCACGTCGCCTGCGAGAAGCTCCTGATGGCGCCGTAGGGCGGCGGCTCCGGCCATGCCCGCGAGCGGGAGCAGGCCGAAGATCCAGAAGCCAGCGGACAGAAAGAGCGACCGACCGGTCGGCTGCAGGTCGAGCCTCCCCAGGCGAATGAAGCGGATATCCTGTCGCAACTCCGAGACACCACCTCTGCTCAAGGCGGCAGGTCCTTCGACGACGGTACCGGCCACGATGATCGGGACAGGGTCGGTCGCAGCCGACCGATAGGCTCCGGCTGCCTCATCGAAATAGCCGAACGCCAAAGTCGGCAGTTCACGCCTTCCCGGGGCCCGCGGGATCAGAACCCACTCGAACGTCTTGCTGCCGGTGAGGCCGTCGTCGGTGGGGGTGATGGTCTCTGACACTTCCGGAGGAAACACCTCGAAGTCCGACGGGAGATCGAGTATGGGGACCGTGAGTCCCCTGAAGTTCCCTTCACCGTTCACTCGAACCGTCAGCGTTACGGCATCATTGGCATCGACGGAGTCTCGATCCACCGACGCAACCGCACTCAGGCGACCCACTACTCCGGAGAACGGGTCAGGTCTGCCACCGGGAAGGGGGCGGACATCGATGGTGAGTGAATTGGAAACCACCGTGGTCGCCACAGAAGTCGTCCCGAAGGCCGAGTTTCGTCCGAAGACCTCTCGAAACGAGTCACGGGGGTTCCGTACCTGTACCTGCGCCTCAACCTCGATCGGCTCGATCGTGAGCGACCCTGCGCGAGTGGGCACCAGCGCGACCCGCCTGACGACCGCGGTGGCGTACTGCACGCCGTTTCGAATCAACTGTTCAACCGCAGCCTGCCCCTGCGGAGTAGCGTCTTCGACCCAGAAACCCTGCGGCTCAGGGACGTTCGACATCCCAAAATTAGTGACGTCGACCCGAGTCCAGATTCGATACTCGACGACGAAAGGCTCTCCCTCCAACACAGAGGTGCTCGACGACTCAGCCGTAATGAACAGATCGTCTGGACCGAGGCCGGTCGCTGGATCCGGGCCGACGGGTGTGGCCGACACCGTTACCTCGATCGGGGCGGTGGAATAGATCTGTCCGCCCGCTGCCACATCAAACGACGGAATCTCGAAGCCTCCCTCGGTCGAGGCCTGAAAACGATAGAGAACCGTAAGGAAGACCTGAGTTCGACCCCCGACCATGTTCACCGAGGATTGGGTGCTGCTCCCAAGGTATTGGGCAAAAGACGAGAGATCGGGCAACGGAGGGTCACGTCTCACGTCCTGCGTCCCCGTGACCTCGACGTTCAGCGAGAACTGCCGCCCAAGTCCGATCTCCCCCTCCGGTGTCACGTACGCACGCACCGCGACGGTCTGCCCCACGGCCGCGACAGGGAGGAAGGTCATCAGGGCGATGACCACCGAAGAGAGAAGGCGAAAGCTCATGTTACCAGGGCTTCCGTGGCTTGCGTCCACGAGCGGACGCGGGCTTCCGGTTCACGTCCTCCGGGTCCTCCTCAACTGCGTCGAGAAGGCGTTCGGCCTCCTCTGGAGTCATCTCTCCTTCCTGCGGTTGCGGTTGCCCTTGCCCCTCAGGCGGAGGCTCATCCCCATCCTGAGGATCCTGTGGTTGGTCCTGAGGATCGTCCCCGGAGTCGTCCACCGACTCATCCTGATCCTGCTCGTCGTCCTGCTCTTGGTCCTCGGGCGGCCGATCGCCTGGCTGGGGTTCCTGATTCTGGTCCTGCCCCTCGTCGTCCTGCTCTTGATCATCCTGCTCGTCGTTCTGTTGCTGATCTTCCTGTTCCTGCATCTCCTCGAGAACACGCTCGAAGTTGTGCTTGGCATCACCGTCGGCGGGATTCAGTCGCAGTGACTCCTTGTACGCTTCGAGGGCCGGTTCAAGTTGCTGCTGACGATACAGTGCATTCCCCAGGTTGTACCAGGCCGCACTCGCGAGCGCAGGGTCACCGGTTTCAATCGCATGCTGGTACGCCTCCATAGCTCGCTGGTAGTCGGCGTCCTGGTAGAGCGCGTTTCCATCGTTGAACGGGATCACGGGTGAGCCCGGTGCCTCTGCCATCGCCTCGAGGTACTTCTGATGCGCTTCGGCGAAGCGGCCGTCCTGGTAAAGACGATTGCCCTCTTCAACACGGACCCGACCGGCTTGGGCCGCTCCCGCAGTCGGCACTGACAGTCCAGCGAGGACGAGAGCCAGCACCCCGCCCCACCGTATTCCGATCTTGCTCATTCGAACCTCCCAACCCATTCGTGTCCGGTCGCGCGACGGTCAGAAATCAACATCGATGCGACAAGTAGGAGCAGCGCGAGTCCGAGGAAAATTTGATACTGCTCCTCGAACCGTGTCACCTGCCGAGCCTCGATCTCTTCACCTTCGCCGCGGGCGATCTCCTCGATCAGGTCGTCAATCGCGGTCCCACTTGCGCCAGCCTGGACGACGTTGAAACCACCAGCCTGTCGAAAGCTGTCGACTACACTGGCGTCAATCCGTGTCGTGACGACACTGCCGTCTTCATCCCGCAGAAACCCCTGCTGTGTTCCCGCGTCATCAAACACGGGAATCGGAGCACCCTCCGCGGTTCCGATGAGCACCACATGTGCCGTGACACCGAGGTCACGGAGCCGCTCCAGCTCAGGTCCATACTGGCCCTCGTGGTCCTCGGCATCTGTGATGACAATGAGGACGCGAGCCTCTCGGGCCCCATCTTCCATGGCGTCAGCCGACACCCGCAATGCCTCGCCGAGGTCCGTGCCCTGCACCGGCATGAGATCCGGGTGCATGGCACTCAAAAACATCGCGGCTGCACGATAATCCACAGTCA
This genomic interval from Longimicrobiales bacterium contains the following:
- a CDS encoding S9 family peptidase yields the protein MRILTRHLILALVLLGGSAPMVAAQQRPLDFMDVQYMKSGGAWTPSPDGSWMLYTVTTPDWQEDERQSDIHVVSMAEGVSSSRQLTYTEDKDESQPQWGPDGRFFVFASNRDSDNSDNQLYMMRHDGGEAQKVTDTEHGISGHSFSPDGTWLVYRSGDEARQQLYRLPANDLTGAEAVQITAAAAGVQNWDWSPDGGSIYFVRDDWFDEADKRRREEGFTVDVKNQETPLSSLWTVAVSNGSERRLTEDANYSVDGFEISLDGGWLSFTGGSPERYERNITGSRLYADQYLMELATGEVERLTENFEVGESGAQFSPDGQWIAFSAPDEMDGYTMTENRVYLRAVADRGGDFRKLGSDFDQSVSIGFWSEDSKTIYFNTGVTVTNQLHALDIEKDEVRQVTKERASLSVNRDEDTGTLLLNYQDPATPPTVFTVGRIDDVDDRSRWTQLVDLNPQIDDIALGREVEVNWTSTDGNTVGGILVYPVGYQEGTRYPLIVAIHGGPASADVLRFNGGYSAQVYAGAGYAVLKPNYRGSRNYGNAHRTDIVGDYFTLGFDDIMTGVDHLIAEGIVDEDRMGALGWSAGGHWSNWILTHTDRFKAISSGAGTMNWISMYAQSDVQRNRQFYVGDGFLYEDFDTYFDQSPLKYMTNAATPTMIHVVEGDPRVPSPQSVELHMALKKLEVPTELFMYPGRSHGIPDPRNRLVKAVSEMAWMDHYVRGVSDTFEWEQVLATLQEEAEDTRPVSDR
- a CDS encoding VOC family protein; its protein translation is MPALHHVGLNSLDPERAIEWYLSVWPSAERAEVDGIPSVAGEMYLLFDQVGAPPPGDFVPELGRSDTQSAFWHIGAFANTTDMDGELGAAGIEHLPLYTGPEDRSGVWRSGLTPYNGIVSAADVATAERVENRPGGFSYVLAPDGVLFEFTGGAGTTRSLSHVHLFQEEPQCAANWYVEFLGMSLPPIRNEDDTTSPRPPYEPCRAPTGEAGWPSLETVGTIRQPRGTVVHGSGTISWYPRQCAGGRCGSAEPLVPSRGQALDHVSFAVEDVAAWRAWLGANDIVILEDVHDFDGGQAFMFEGPDRLSVELVSGTRH
- a CDS encoding RsmD family RNA methyltransferase, with amino-acid sequence MRILKGKLAGRSLVSPSRNVRPTAESVRDRGLEAMGADLTKARFLDLFAGAGGVGLEAISRGARSADFVENGGPALHSLKANVAAMRIGKKARVFKKDVVPWIERLGPDSYDIAWVDPPYGSRKLDRVIQKWKRDAFARILILEHDREHDLPITGEHIDFEGPTRITIVRAEPSPE
- a CDS encoding c-type cytochrome, which encodes MPMARTVRTFCAPFAVALLAACSSGTGSGPTPAPAQPGPELEEAAEPTTADGIFTMAQADRGEDLFRTTCSECHDAVDWTDTGFQGRWEAQSVFQLWYYINDRMPYDDPWSLSRQQVTDVLTYILRLNDLPAGDDELATDDDSIDDYWIAWTAK
- a CDS encoding tetratricopeptide repeat protein, whose amino-acid sequence is MTDFMPVRWVHGLLLSSVVLSMAAGSAAGQEEIVARGNQAYEAGEYGTALEAYEAVNAAGFTSAGLQFNLGNAYFKTGDLARSILHWERALSLSPGDADTRANLELARSLTVDAVEPLPTFWAFSAADWWVRLLPRPILIASVASGWLTLAAGFMLGMLARTDAVAGFARWSSRAGVIVVAVMGLNLVVRELGIGTPDRAIVMAAVVAVRSAPAEDDDLTLFEVHEGTRLRIDQRTGSWAEVVLDDGKVGWMPLDAMEGI
- a CDS encoding BatD family protein, giving the protein MSFRLLSSVVIALMTFLPVAAVGQTVAVRAYVTPEGEIGLGRQFSLNVEVTGTQDVRRDPPLPDLSSFAQYLGSSTQSSVNMVGGRTQVFLTVLYRFQASTEGGFEIPSFDVAAGGQIYSTAPIEVTVSATPVGPDPATGLGPDDLFITAESSSTSVLEGEPFVVEYRIWTRVDVTNFGMSNVPEPQGFWVEDATPQGQAAVEQLIRNGVQYATAVVRRVALVPTRAGSLTIEPIEVEAQVQVRNPRDSFREVFGRNSAFGTTSVATTVVSNSLTIDVRPLPGGRPDPFSGVVGRLSAVASVDRDSVDANDAVTLTVRVNGEGNFRGLTVPILDLPSDFEVFPPEVSETITPTDDGLTGSKTFEWVLIPRAPGRRELPTLAFGYFDEAAGAYRSAATDPVPIIVAGTVVEGPAALSRGGVSELRQDIRFIRLGRLDLQPTGRSLFLSAGFWIFGLLPLAGMAGAAALRRHQELLAGDVAYARGRLAGRVANKRLAEARRLAIGDDSRAFYAEVASAMRGFVADRLNLAEAGLQTMDVDGALAGAGISDDTRDELRSCLDDCDRQRFAPPTSSAGEKERFVERARALMTTLDRGFR
- a CDS encoding tetratricopeptide repeat protein: MSKIGIRWGGVLALVLAGLSVPTAGAAQAGRVRVEEGNRLYQDGRFAEAHQKYLEAMAEAPGSPVIPFNDGNALYQDADYQRAMEAYQHAIETGDPALASAAWYNLGNALYRQQQLEPALEAYKESLRLNPADGDAKHNFERVLEEMQEQEDQQQNDEQDDQEQDDEGQDQNQEPQPGDRPPEDQEQDDEQDQDESVDDSGDDPQDQPQDPQDGDEPPPEGQGQPQPQEGEMTPEEAERLLDAVEEDPEDVNRKPASARGRKPRKPW
- a CDS encoding VWA domain-containing protein codes for the protein MFRFNDIDWLWALLVAPALASLFLSAARGRARALEQFADAELVERLTASVHHSARRWKAVSGLLAVTLLVVALARPQFGTRLETVTARGQDIVIAVDLSQSMLAEDVIPNRLDRARLFVLQLMERLNGDRIGLVAFAADAFVQSPLTVDYRAAAMFLSAMHPDLMPVQGTDLGEALRVSADAMEDGAREARVLIVITDAEDHEGQYGPELERLRDLGVTAHVVLIGTAEGAPIPVFDDAGTQQGFLRDEDGSVVTTRIDASVVDSFRQAGGFNVVQAGASGTAIDDLIEEIARGEGEEIEARQVTRFEEQYQIFLGLALLLLVASMLISDRRATGHEWVGRFE